The following proteins are encoded in a genomic region of Musa acuminata AAA Group cultivar baxijiao chromosome BXJ2-11, Cavendish_Baxijiao_AAA, whole genome shotgun sequence:
- the LOC135627833 gene encoding uncharacterized protein LOC135627833 isoform X1 has translation MEVAFSSPRMISGDARILSRSSRSSGRPAPKRVAVSRPPSASAGVSSSSSSSRPSSLSCGLVAAPFVCGSVHGDFNGLKIRVPSLKPPALSHSRRPTRGVVSMGGEKLGYETEAFAIYDVMRFKRLLTHTLMEEDMA, from the exons ATGGAAGTCGCCTTCTCCTCGCCACGCATGATCTCCGGCGACGCCCGCATACTCTCCAGATCGTCTCGGAGCAGCGGCAGGCCGGCACCTAAGAGGGTGGCCGTCAGCCGGCCTCCTTCCGCTTCGGCcggcgtctcctcctcctcctcctcctcgaggcCTTCTTCCCTCAGTTGCGGCCTTGTCGCCGCTCCTTTCGTCTGCGGGAGCGTCCATGGCGACTTTAATGGGCTGAAGATTAGGGTTCCGTCGCTAAAGCCGCCCGCTTTATCCCATAGCCGCCGACCCACGAGAGGCGTCGTTTCCATG GGTGGAGAGAAATTGGGTTATGAGACAGAGGCATTTGCAATTTATGATGTCATGAG ATTTAAAAGGTTGCTCACACATACTTTGATGGAGGAAGATATGGCTTAA
- the LOC135627833 gene encoding uncharacterized protein LOC135627833 isoform X2 encodes MEVAFSSPRMISGDARILSRSSRSSGRPAPKRVAVSRPPSASAGVSSSSSSSRPSSLSCGLVAAPFVCGSVHGDFNGLKIRVPSLKPPALSHSRRPTRGVVSMGGEKLGYETEAFAIYDVMSQDLKGCSHIL; translated from the exons ATGGAAGTCGCCTTCTCCTCGCCACGCATGATCTCCGGCGACGCCCGCATACTCTCCAGATCGTCTCGGAGCAGCGGCAGGCCGGCACCTAAGAGGGTGGCCGTCAGCCGGCCTCCTTCCGCTTCGGCcggcgtctcctcctcctcctcctcctcgaggcCTTCTTCCCTCAGTTGCGGCCTTGTCGCCGCTCCTTTCGTCTGCGGGAGCGTCCATGGCGACTTTAATGGGCTGAAGATTAGGGTTCCGTCGCTAAAGCCGCCCGCTTTATCCCATAGCCGCCGACCCACGAGAGGCGTCGTTTCCATG GGTGGAGAGAAATTGGGTTATGAGACAGAGGCATTTGCAATTTATGATGTCATGAG CCAAGATTTAAAAGGTTGCTCACACATACTTTGA
- the LOC135627832 gene encoding 29 kDa ribonucleoprotein A, chloroplastic-like isoform X1, whose product MAAAATAAATTDAASSSLLKLSLLRFPNRLLSSSSLRLPSFHHFASVPLSVSHCHHPLSPLTPLPSFPRAKKALAVDGAEENAAVTTVVDEKLDDGADDGLPKEVKAPVRRPCELYVCNLPRSCDIPQLLDLFKPHGTVHSVEVSRDAETGISRGCGYVTMNSIQEAKAAMVALDGSDLGGRELRVKFSADMSSRRKNMEALNTTPKRNMVFESPHKVYVGNLAWSVRPEDLREYFSKFGNIVSARVLYDRKGGRNRIYGFLSFTSSDELRAALETSGSVFNGRTLVVREVINREEI is encoded by the exons ATGGCTGccgcagccacagctgcagccacAACGGACGccgcttcttcttcccttcttaaactctctctcctcCGTTTCCCCAACAGACTCCTCTCGTCCTCCTCTCTCCGCCTCCCTTCTTTCCACCACTTCGCGTCCGTGCCCCTCTCCGTTTCCCACTGTCACCATCCTCTCTCCCCTCTTACGCCTCTTCCCTCTTTCCCCAGAGCTAAGAAGGCCCTCGCCGTCGATGGGGCCGAAGAGAACGCCGCTGTCACCACGGTGGTCGACGAGAAGCTCGATGACGGTGCTGACGACGGGCTCCCCAAGGAGGTGAAAGCCCCGGTGCGACGGCCGTGCGAATTATACGTGTGCAATCTTCCCAGGAGTTGCGACATCCCCCAGCTCTTGGATCTCTTCAAACCTCATGGCACCGTTCATTCCGTCGAG GTTTCGAGGGATGCTGAGACAGGGATTAGTCGAGGTTGTGGTTATGTTACGATGAATTCTATCCAAGAAGCTAAAGCAGCAATGGTTGCATTGGATGGATCA GACCTTGGTGGGCGAGAATTGCGTGTCAAATTTTCAGCTGATATGAGCTCTCGGAGGAAAAACATGGAGGCCTTGAATACAACACCTAAAAGGAACATGGTTTTTGAGAGCCCACACAAAGTCTATGTTGGTAATCTTGCATGGTCTGTGAGACCTGAAGATTTGAGGGAGTATTTTAGTAAATTTGGAAACATCGTAAGTGCTAGAGTGCTATATGATCGCAAAGGAGGGAGAAACCGTATCTATGGTTTTCTTTCCTTCACTTCTTCTGATGAACTTAGGGCTGCTTTGGAGACAAGCGGATCG GTATTTAATGGGAGGACATTGGTGGTCAGGGAAGTTATAAACAGAGAAGAAATATGA
- the LOC135627832 gene encoding 33 kDa ribonucleoprotein, chloroplastic-like isoform X2 produces the protein MAAAATAAATTDAASSSLLKLSLLRFPNRLLSSSSLRLPSFHHFASVPLSVSHCHHPLSPLTPLPSFPRAKKALAVDGAEENAAVTTVVDEKLDDGADDGLPKEVKAPVRRPCELYVCNLPRSCDIPQLLDLFKPHGTVHSVEVSRDAETGISRGCGYVTMNSIQEAKAAMVALDGSDLGGRELRVKFSADMSSRRKNMEALNTTPKRNMVFESPHKVYVGNLAWSVRPEDLREYFSKFGNIVSARVLYDRKGGRNRIYGFLSFTSSDELRAALETSGSVVLLVFLGILVLTSI, from the exons ATGGCTGccgcagccacagctgcagccacAACGGACGccgcttcttcttcccttcttaaactctctctcctcCGTTTCCCCAACAGACTCCTCTCGTCCTCCTCTCTCCGCCTCCCTTCTTTCCACCACTTCGCGTCCGTGCCCCTCTCCGTTTCCCACTGTCACCATCCTCTCTCCCCTCTTACGCCTCTTCCCTCTTTCCCCAGAGCTAAGAAGGCCCTCGCCGTCGATGGGGCCGAAGAGAACGCCGCTGTCACCACGGTGGTCGACGAGAAGCTCGATGACGGTGCTGACGACGGGCTCCCCAAGGAGGTGAAAGCCCCGGTGCGACGGCCGTGCGAATTATACGTGTGCAATCTTCCCAGGAGTTGCGACATCCCCCAGCTCTTGGATCTCTTCAAACCTCATGGCACCGTTCATTCCGTCGAG GTTTCGAGGGATGCTGAGACAGGGATTAGTCGAGGTTGTGGTTATGTTACGATGAATTCTATCCAAGAAGCTAAAGCAGCAATGGTTGCATTGGATGGATCA GACCTTGGTGGGCGAGAATTGCGTGTCAAATTTTCAGCTGATATGAGCTCTCGGAGGAAAAACATGGAGGCCTTGAATACAACACCTAAAAGGAACATGGTTTTTGAGAGCCCACACAAAGTCTATGTTGGTAATCTTGCATGGTCTGTGAGACCTGAAGATTTGAGGGAGTATTTTAGTAAATTTGGAAACATCGTAAGTGCTAGAGTGCTATATGATCGCAAAGGAGGGAGAAACCGTATCTATGGTTTTCTTTCCTTCACTTCTTCTGATGAACTTAGGGCTGCTTTGGAGACAAGCGGATCGGTAGTCCTCCTGGTTTTCCTTGGGATTTTAGTGCTTACAA GTATTTAA
- the LOC135627262 gene encoding B-box zinc finger protein 20-like, with the protein MKILCDFCGKGEALVFCCADEAALCDACDRRVHCANKLAGRHRRFSLDPPSAHSHPLCDICREKRSLLFCREDRAMLCDHCDASIHSANHLTMKHSRFLLTGIRLSASPISFPEAEITGSSASSISEYLINMCPGWHVEDLLVEDGTTAAAMDGFSNVDELLPLLEEGLDGGGLESIRAPHVPRFPSTLPPAGGTRHPHSLGGKEVAINLERWSNDAFMVPQISPAPTPGKRSRHSVQHY; encoded by the exons ATGAAGATACTGTGTGATTTTTGCGGCAAAGGGGAGGCTTTGGTGTTCTGCTGTGCGGACGAGGCCGCCCTCTGCGACGCCTGCGACCGTCGTGTCCACTGCGCGAACAAGCTCGCCGGCAGGCACCGCCGCTTCTCCCTCGATCCCCCTTCCGCCCACTCCCACCCGCTCTGCGACATCTGTCGG GAGAAGAGATCGCTTTTGTTCTGTCGGGAAGACCGAGCGATGCTTTGTGACCACTGCGATGCTTCCATACACAGCGCCAATCACCTCACCATGAAGCATAGCAGGTTCCTTCTCACCGGCATCCGCCTCTCCGCCTCTCCTATCTCCTTCCCGGAGGCAGAGATTACGGGTAGCAGCGCCAGTAGTATCTCAGAGTACCTCATCAATATGTGCCCAGGCTGGCACGTCGAGGACCTGCTGGTGGAAGACGGAACAACCGCTGCCGCCATGGATGGTTTCTCCAAT GTGGATGAGTTGCTGCCGTTGCTGGAGGAGGGTCTGGACGGCGGCGGGCTGGAATCCATCCGCGCGCCCCATGTACCCCGGTTCCCTTCCACACTTCCTCCGGCCGGCGGCACCCGTCACCCGCACTCCCTCGGAGGCAAGGAAGTAGCAATCAACCTCGAGCGGTGGAGCAACGACGCCTTCATGGTGCCACAGATCTCCCCTGCTCCAACTCCCGGCAAGAGATCAAGACACTCTGTTCAGCACTACTAA